The Bradyrhizobium sp. WBAH42 genome includes a window with the following:
- a CDS encoding glycosyltransferase family 2 protein, protein MTDAGQDAMSKDSAQLSVIICNYNYAQFVASAIRSALAIDWPRVEVIVIDDGSTDDSPEIIKQFAEDGVKVLLRPNRGQARAAEEGFLCSSGDWIIFLDSDDLLDPSIAQEAAKIMTPGWSMIQCQMRVIDKDGNALGIGFPKYLASTTPDRIRHWASQTDSYPTPPNSGNLLSRKFLAKLFPLEEGVDRWVDSYFLSTAPFLGDVISLSMPLVSYRVHGANDGAQTDLDLSRIRRDLKRHLTRCEYATRIAHKYGVPLDSNRWRFGFYNLAMRVASLRLGPDQHPIAMDSIGRCLADGIRSGVRAQGLSAVRQVGMVLWLFSVALLPRSFARNLVSWRFAPLSRPRWLQELIRSA, encoded by the coding sequence ATGACTGATGCCGGGCAGGATGCTATGTCAAAGGATAGTGCGCAGCTTTCGGTCATCATCTGCAACTACAACTATGCTCAATTTGTAGCGAGCGCAATTCGCAGCGCACTTGCTATAGATTGGCCTCGCGTAGAAGTCATAGTTATCGATGACGGCTCGACCGACGACTCTCCCGAAATCATTAAGCAGTTTGCCGAAGACGGGGTGAAGGTTCTCCTGCGCCCCAATAGAGGTCAGGCGCGGGCCGCCGAAGAAGGATTCCTGTGCAGCTCCGGCGATTGGATCATATTTCTTGATTCGGATGATCTGCTGGATCCGTCAATAGCTCAAGAAGCCGCCAAGATCATGACGCCGGGTTGGTCAATGATCCAATGCCAAATGAGGGTCATCGACAAAGATGGAAATGCTCTCGGAATTGGTTTTCCAAAATACCTAGCAAGCACGACGCCAGATCGGATTCGTCATTGGGCCTCGCAAACAGATTCTTACCCTACGCCGCCCAATTCAGGGAATCTTCTGTCTCGAAAATTTCTAGCAAAGCTGTTCCCACTGGAAGAAGGCGTTGATAGATGGGTGGATAGCTATTTCCTCTCTACAGCTCCGTTTCTGGGCGACGTCATTAGCCTTAGCATGCCGCTGGTCTCGTATCGGGTTCACGGTGCGAATGACGGCGCTCAAACTGATCTTGATCTGTCAAGGATCCGACGTGACCTCAAGAGACATCTCACACGCTGCGAATACGCAACGAGAATTGCTCACAAGTATGGCGTCCCACTGGATTCAAATCGATGGAGGTTTGGCTTCTACAACTTGGCGATGCGAGTGGCTTCGCTGCGGCTCGGCCCCGATCAACATCCGATTGCCATGGATAGCATCGGCAGATGTCTGGCCGATGGGATAAGATCCGGCGTAAGGGCTCAGGGATTGAGCGCAGTCAGGCAGGTCGGGATGGTTCTCTGGCTTTTTTCGGTTGCGCTACTGCCGAGATCGTTCGCTCGTAATCTCGTCTCTTGGAGGTTTGCTCCGCTTTCCCGCCCACGATGGCTTCAGGAGCTTATTCGGTCGGCCTAA
- a CDS encoding polysaccharide biosynthesis tyrosine autokinase, whose protein sequence is MLQVNKPTSEINRDFAEADGSPSQTLTSYLDIVRRQFPTMIAIVSACVILALLYLFTAAPLFTSTASMVIDTRKVQLFQQQSMLGDVTIDSATVETQVEILKSENISLAVIRDLHLTEDPEFTGSGAGLLGAIMSPVTGLFSSASAPSEFELRRKALERFASNRTIKRLGLTYVMEISFTSRDPQKAERIANAIADAYIVDQLEAKYQATRRASVWLQDRIKELRTQASVAQKAVVDFKIANNIVDSGGRLMNEQQLAEVNSQLVMAHAATAEAKARLDRMNDIVKQGIPDANVGDALKNDTIVKLRGQYVDMASKESIWAMKYGADHLAAVNLRRQMAEIKKNIQDELKRIQESYKSDYDIAQTREDAIKSSLASVVSESQLTNQAQIQLRELESNAQSYQAMYDNFLQRYMESVQQQSFPITEARIISAATPPLAKSSPKSSIILIAALVAGLVLGFGAAIAREVTDNVFRTTRQVEETLGTSCIAMLPALRNAAPLSSVPYKFARKTDDPQSDLLRYVVDNPLSRFSEAIRSLKVAVDFNSIVRENRLLAVTSTLPNEGKSTLSTNLAQLMAHGGARVILIDADLRNPSLSRELVPDAQAGLVDVVAQREQLENVLVIDPETKLAILPAGATSTLLHTNEVLGSKPMRELMGFLRSKFDYVVLDMPPMAPVVDARVTSSYVDGYIYVVEWGKTNKNVVLHNLRSAPEVKNKLLGVVLNKADTKLLARYESYQGRYYYQKYYARYGYGE, encoded by the coding sequence ATGTTGCAGGTGAACAAGCCGACCTCGGAGATCAACCGTGATTTCGCCGAGGCCGACGGCTCTCCGTCGCAAACGCTGACCTCCTATCTCGACATCGTCCGCCGCCAATTCCCGACTATGATAGCGATCGTCTCCGCCTGCGTGATCCTGGCGCTGCTCTATCTCTTCACCGCCGCGCCGCTGTTCACCTCCACGGCCTCGATGGTGATCGACACCCGCAAGGTGCAGCTGTTTCAGCAGCAATCGATGCTGGGCGATGTAACGATCGATTCCGCGACGGTAGAAACCCAGGTCGAGATCCTGAAATCCGAGAACATCAGCCTCGCGGTGATCCGCGACCTGCACCTTACGGAAGATCCGGAGTTCACCGGCAGCGGTGCTGGCCTGCTCGGGGCCATCATGAGCCCGGTCACGGGCCTGTTCTCCTCGGCCAGCGCACCATCGGAATTCGAGCTGAGGCGCAAGGCGCTGGAGCGGTTCGCCAGCAACCGCACCATCAAGCGGCTTGGCCTCACCTATGTGATGGAGATCAGCTTCACCTCGCGTGATCCGCAAAAGGCCGAGCGCATCGCGAACGCTATCGCTGACGCCTACATCGTTGATCAGCTCGAGGCGAAATATCAGGCCACTCGTCGCGCCAGCGTCTGGCTCCAGGACCGGATCAAGGAATTGCGGACGCAAGCCTCGGTCGCTCAGAAGGCGGTGGTGGATTTCAAGATCGCCAACAACATTGTCGATAGCGGCGGGCGACTGATGAACGAGCAGCAACTCGCGGAGGTCAACAGTCAGTTGGTTATGGCGCATGCGGCGACGGCTGAGGCTAAGGCGCGTCTCGACCGCATGAATGACATCGTTAAGCAAGGAATTCCGGATGCTAACGTCGGCGACGCGCTAAAGAACGACACCATCGTCAAGCTGCGGGGGCAATACGTCGATATGGCATCCAAGGAATCGATCTGGGCCATGAAATATGGCGCAGATCACTTGGCTGCAGTCAATCTTCGCCGGCAGATGGCAGAAATCAAGAAAAACATTCAAGACGAGCTCAAGCGTATCCAAGAATCCTACAAGAGTGACTACGATATTGCGCAGACTCGCGAGGATGCAATCAAGTCGAGTCTCGCCAGTGTCGTTTCGGAATCGCAGCTCACGAACCAGGCGCAGATCCAGTTGCGCGAGCTCGAGAGCAACGCTCAGTCGTACCAGGCGATGTACGACAACTTCCTACAGCGCTATATGGAATCAGTGCAGCAGCAATCCTTTCCTATAACGGAAGCACGTATCATCAGCGCGGCGACGCCGCCACTGGCGAAGAGCTCTCCAAAGTCCTCGATCATTCTTATTGCGGCACTGGTGGCAGGCCTGGTGCTCGGCTTCGGCGCTGCGATAGCACGCGAGGTCACTGACAATGTGTTCCGAACCACGCGGCAGGTGGAGGAAACTCTTGGTACGAGTTGCATTGCAATGCTCCCGGCCCTTCGCAACGCCGCGCCACTCTCGAGCGTCCCATATAAGTTCGCTAGAAAGACAGATGATCCGCAGTCTGACCTGTTACGCTACGTCGTGGACAATCCCTTGTCCCGCTTCTCTGAAGCCATACGCTCCCTCAAGGTGGCAGTGGACTTTAATTCTATCGTGCGCGAGAATCGCCTACTAGCGGTGACTTCCACACTGCCGAATGAAGGGAAGAGTACTCTTTCTACAAATCTCGCGCAGCTTATGGCGCATGGGGGCGCCCGAGTTATTTTGATCGATGCGGATCTTCGCAATCCGTCGCTGTCGCGTGAGTTGGTGCCGGACGCGCAAGCGGGGCTGGTCGATGTTGTAGCGCAGAGGGAACAACTCGAAAATGTCCTAGTAATCGACCCGGAAACCAAGCTCGCGATTCTACCAGCCGGCGCAACTTCGACGCTGCTCCATACCAATGAAGTCTTAGGTTCTAAGCCAATGCGCGAGCTCATGGGCTTTCTGCGCTCGAAGTTTGATTATGTGGTACTCGACATGCCGCCAATGGCGCCTGTTGTCGACGCGCGCGTCACCTCGTCTTATGTCGATGGTTATATTTACGTGGTCGAGTGGGGGAAGACGAACAAGAACGTCGTGCTCCATAACCTGCGAAGCGCACCAGAGGTCAAGAATAAGCTTCTCGGCGTGGTGTTGAACAAGGCTGATACCAAGCTGCTCGCTCGCTACGAGTCTTATCAAGGACGCTACTACTACCAGAAGTACTACGCCCGGTACGGGTATGGCGAGTAG